A genomic segment from Thermotoga neapolitana DSM 4359 encodes:
- a CDS encoding DNA-methyltransferase yields MKRRKSTRTSSFGVKGRESHDSSPFYSRAIYSNFSLPKPSEEDLIENPLPENLLDKVIEGDAREVLKKIPDCSIHLMVTSPPYNVGKEYDEDMTLDEYLEFIEEIMKEVYRVLVWGGRACFNVANLGRKPYIPLHAYLIHLFEKIGFLIRGEIIWDKGEAVSGSSTAWGSWMSPVNPVLRDQHEYIIVMSKGDLKRRKPSDREAKSTITREEFLEFTRSVWKFPPESAKRVGHPAPFPEELPYRCIQLYTFKGDVVLDPFAGVGTTCVAAVKTGRHFVGIEINPEYVKKAEERVKDILSKPTLFEDHC; encoded by the coding sequence GTGAAGAGAAGAAAATCAACAAGAACCAGTTCTTTTGGAGTAAAAGGCCGGGAAAGCCATGATTCATCTCCATTTTATAGTAGAGCGATCTATTCCAACTTTTCCCTTCCAAAACCTTCAGAGGAAGATCTCATCGAGAACCCACTTCCTGAAAATCTCTTAGACAAGGTCATTGAGGGGGATGCCAGAGAAGTTCTGAAAAAAATACCTGACTGTTCGATACATCTCATGGTGACTTCACCTCCGTACAATGTAGGGAAAGAATACGATGAAGATATGACTCTTGATGAATACCTTGAATTCATAGAAGAAATCATGAAAGAAGTGTACAGGGTTCTCGTCTGGGGTGGAAGAGCCTGTTTTAATGTAGCAAATCTTGGAAGAAAACCGTACATTCCTCTTCATGCGTATCTCATCCATTTGTTTGAAAAGATAGGCTTTTTGATACGTGGAGAGATCATTTGGGACAAAGGGGAAGCGGTGAGTGGTTCTTCGACTGCGTGGGGTTCGTGGATGTCTCCTGTAAATCCCGTGCTAAGAGATCAACACGAATATATAATTGTAATGAGTAAAGGAGATCTAAAGCGAAGAAAACCCAGTGATAGAGAAGCAAAATCAACAATAACAAGGGAAGAATTTTTAGAATTCACAAGGAGTGTGTGGAAATTTCCACCAGAGTCAGCTAAGAGAGTAGGACATCCTGCCCCCTTTCCTGAGGAACTTCCTTACCGTTGTATACAGCTCTACACCTTTAAAGGAGATGTCGTTCTCGATCCTTTTGCTGGTGTAGGAACAACTTGTGTGGCTGCCGTTAAAACAGGACGGCATTTTGTTGGAATAGAGATAAATCCCGAATACGTAAAAAAGGCCGAAGAAAGGGTAAAGGATATTCTCAGCAAACCTACTCTTTTTGAAGATCACTGTTGA
- a CDS encoding phosphoglycerate dehydrogenase — protein sequence MRKVLIVTRTFGKYSQEPIDFLRKNGFETIRADTIDPDALKDADALIVGTHPVTAEMIENSNLKIIAKHGVGVDNIDLNAATKKGIPVTITAGANSLSVAELTIAFIFALSRGLVWAHNRLFQERKWEGIIGQEVSGKTLGVIGFGAIGREVVKKAVCLGMNVLVYDPYVSKDSVRLSEATPVDDLDHLLRESDFVSLHVPLNESTRNMIGEREISLMKKSAFLINTSRGGLVDEKALVKALKEGKIAGAALDVFSEEPPDPGSPLFECPNLITTAHIGAHTKEAIYRMNMMAAQAVVDFFSGKIPKHVVNEEVIDLLKRKGLQETS from the coding sequence ATGAGGAAAGTACTCATTGTGACACGAACTTTTGGTAAGTATTCTCAGGAACCCATTGATTTTCTCAGGAAAAATGGATTTGAGACAATCAGGGCCGATACCATAGATCCAGACGCTTTAAAAGACGCGGACGCTCTGATTGTGGGCACACATCCTGTCACGGCTGAGATGATAGAAAACTCCAACCTCAAGATCATAGCCAAGCACGGGGTGGGAGTGGACAACATAGATCTGAATGCAGCAACAAAGAAAGGAATACCCGTTACCATCACAGCCGGTGCGAATTCGCTTTCTGTTGCCGAACTCACCATCGCCTTCATCTTCGCACTCAGCAGAGGTCTTGTGTGGGCCCACAACAGACTGTTTCAGGAGAGAAAGTGGGAAGGAATAATCGGGCAGGAAGTTTCTGGAAAAACACTCGGTGTAATAGGTTTTGGAGCAATAGGCAGGGAAGTGGTTAAGAAGGCTGTTTGCCTTGGTATGAACGTGCTCGTTTACGATCCATACGTGAGCAAGGACAGTGTGAGATTGTCAGAGGCCACTCCGGTCGACGATCTGGATCACCTTCTCAGGGAGAGTGATTTTGTATCGCTCCATGTTCCACTGAACGAAAGCACAAGAAACATGATAGGTGAAAGGGAAATTTCCCTGATGAAGAAATCTGCCTTTTTGATCAACACCTCTCGTGGTGGTCTTGTGGACGAAAAAGCACTCGTGAAGGCTTTAAAGGAAGGGAAAATCGCCGGGGCCGCACTCGATGTTTTCTCTGAAGAGCCTCCAGATCCCGGCTCACCACTGTTTGAATGTCCAAACCTCATTACCACTGCGCACATAGGTGCTCACACAAAGGAAGCCATCTACAGAATGAACATGATGGCTGCTCAGGCAGTGGTGGATTTCTTTAGTGGGAAAATTCCAAAACATGTGGTGAACGAAGAGGTGATAGATCTTTTGAAGCGTAAAGGATTGCAGGAAACATCTTGA
- a CDS encoding MurR/RpiR family transcriptional regulator, which yields MDVIQMIKEKYDEFTNAEKQIADVILSDPGGVIESSISDLSKKAGVKSEASVVKFYKKLGLNSFQQFKVILVQSISRAPLEIVYEDVSTEDDTRTITEKIFKATVRAILDTLNSIDVESIKKAVEMFREARRIIFIGFAASAAVAFDAFHKFTRIGKNCLFSNDEHIIATILATASPGDLLVAVSHTGETISVVNFARKAREMRIPVVAITGNKKSTLAKYSDVVLVTNTKETKIRTDAMTSRIVQLVILDTIYTLLAARDPKAIENLNKSRLSVSELKY from the coding sequence GTGGATGTGATTCAGATGATTAAGGAAAAATACGATGAATTCACCAACGCGGAAAAACAAATAGCCGATGTTATTCTTTCAGATCCAGGAGGGGTCATAGAAAGTTCCATTAGCGATCTCAGTAAAAAAGCGGGTGTGAAAAGCGAAGCTTCCGTGGTGAAGTTTTACAAGAAACTGGGGCTGAACAGTTTTCAGCAGTTCAAGGTGATCCTGGTACAGAGCATTTCAAGAGCACCTCTTGAGATCGTTTACGAAGATGTTTCCACTGAAGACGACACCCGAACCATCACCGAAAAGATTTTCAAAGCCACTGTGAGGGCAATTCTGGATACCCTGAACTCCATAGATGTTGAGTCGATCAAAAAAGCCGTCGAAATGTTCAGAGAGGCTCGAAGGATCATATTCATAGGTTTTGCAGCTTCTGCTGCTGTTGCTTTCGATGCGTTTCACAAGTTCACCCGCATTGGAAAAAACTGTTTGTTCTCCAACGACGAACACATCATAGCCACCATCCTTGCCACCGCATCTCCCGGTGATCTCCTCGTTGCCGTTTCGCACACGGGGGAAACGATATCCGTTGTGAACTTCGCCAGGAAGGCCAGAGAGATGAGGATACCGGTCGTTGCGATAACGGGAAACAAGAAGTCTACCCTCGCAAAGTACTCAGACGTTGTCCTTGTAACAAACACGAAAGAGACGAAGATAAGAACGGACGCTATGACCTCCAGAATCGTACAACTTGTCATACTCGACACGATTTACACACTTCTTGCGGCGAGAGATCCAAAAGCCATAGAGAATCTGAACAAGAGCAGGTTGTCTGTCTCGGAGCTAAAGTACTGA
- a CDS encoding SDR family NAD(P)-dependent oxidoreductase, translated as MNFQGKVVLITGAGSGIGKKAAIMFAERGAKVAVNDISEEKGNGTVELIKSKGGEAVFILGDVTKDAERIVRRTVEAFGRLDILVNNAGIVPYGNIEETSEEDFDRTIAVNVKGPFLLSRYAVEQMKKQGGGVIVNVSSEAGLVGIPRRCVYSVSKAALLGLTRSLAVDYVDYGIRVNAVCPGTTKSEGLMARVNASPNPEELLKKMTSRIPMKRLGEEEEIAFAILFAACDEAGFMTGSIISIDGGSTAV; from the coding sequence ATGAACTTTCAGGGAAAGGTGGTTTTGATAACGGGAGCAGGTTCCGGAATAGGAAAAAAAGCCGCCATCATGTTCGCAGAGAGAGGAGCGAAAGTGGCAGTGAACGACATTTCCGAGGAGAAAGGCAATGGCACTGTGGAACTGATAAAAAGCAAGGGTGGAGAGGCCGTGTTCATTCTTGGAGACGTAACAAAGGATGCAGAACGGATAGTGAGAAGAACGGTGGAAGCGTTTGGGAGACTCGATATCCTTGTGAACAACGCGGGTATAGTTCCCTATGGAAACATAGAAGAGACTTCAGAAGAGGACTTCGACAGAACGATCGCTGTGAATGTCAAAGGACCGTTTTTACTGTCGAGATACGCGGTCGAGCAGATGAAAAAGCAGGGTGGAGGAGTTATTGTGAATGTTTCCTCCGAAGCGGGGCTTGTGGGAATCCCAAGAAGATGTGTTTACAGTGTTTCAAAGGCAGCGCTTCTGGGTCTTACAAGATCCCTTGCGGTCGATTACGTGGACTATGGAATAAGGGTGAACGCGGTGTGCCCGGGTACCACGAAGTCTGAGGGATTGATGGCAAGGGTAAACGCATCCCCAAATCCGGAAGAACTTCTGAAAAAAATGACGTCCAGGATCCCCATGAAGAGGCTTGGAGAAGAAGAGGAAATTGCTTTCGCTATCCTTTTTGCCGCATGCGATGAGGCGGGCTTTATGACGGGAAGTATCATAAGTATAGATGGAGGATCCACTGCTGTGTGA
- a CDS encoding TRAP transporter large permease subunit translates to MLIVLIAFAVFLILGMPVAFAIGISGFLWFLQHPELPITIPIQRLLSQTVNFALLAIPMFIVAGNVMNSAGVTRRLLDFASTLVGHMKGGLGQVSAVLSTLMGGVSGSSIADAAMETRMLGPEMLRRGYPRGFAVAVNVWTSLITPIIPPGIAFIIYGTIGQVSIGRLFAAGIGPGLLLMVVYMITIWFVANRLNLAPEREKRASTGEIFRTLGRSIWALIFPVLLIVGLRGGIFTPSEVGSFAVLYGMLVGFLIHREMSIRTFYWETLENSLGDIGSVMFILSMSSIFGYGMIWERIPERLAQFLLGITSNSNVLMVMISIFLVFAGLFVDATALILMLTAVLLPVARQLGIDPVHFGLVFILSAAMGNQTPPVGASMYAGCSVLGASIEEYIQASWPFLIVTVIAILLIIFFPQIVLFIPNLIFG, encoded by the coding sequence ATGCTAATAGTGCTGATCGCGTTCGCTGTATTTTTGATTCTTGGGATGCCCGTCGCGTTCGCAATTGGAATATCTGGTTTTCTGTGGTTCCTTCAGCATCCTGAACTTCCCATTACGATCCCCATTCAAAGGTTGCTTTCTCAGACGGTCAATTTCGCTCTTCTGGCAATCCCCATGTTCATAGTGGCTGGGAACGTGATGAACTCCGCTGGTGTGACAAGAAGGCTTCTTGATTTTGCTTCCACTCTTGTTGGTCATATGAAAGGTGGACTCGGTCAGGTTTCGGCGGTTCTTTCCACGTTGATGGGAGGGGTTTCTGGTTCTAGTATAGCGGATGCAGCGATGGAAACAAGGATGCTTGGACCTGAAATGCTAAGACGAGGATATCCAAGAGGTTTTGCAGTGGCTGTCAACGTCTGGACATCTTTGATCACGCCGATCATACCACCTGGTATCGCTTTCATCATCTACGGTACGATAGGTCAGGTTTCCATTGGAAGGCTCTTTGCGGCGGGAATTGGACCTGGGCTTCTTTTAATGGTTGTCTATATGATAACCATATGGTTCGTTGCGAATAGACTGAACCTTGCCCCAGAAAGAGAAAAGCGTGCTTCAACAGGTGAGATTTTCAGAACACTGGGAAGAAGTATCTGGGCACTCATCTTTCCTGTTCTGTTGATCGTAGGACTCAGAGGAGGTATCTTCACTCCGTCGGAAGTTGGTTCGTTTGCTGTGCTTTACGGAATGCTGGTTGGTTTTCTGATTCACAGGGAAATGTCCATCAGGACTTTCTACTGGGAAACCCTCGAAAACTCTCTTGGCGATATTGGCAGTGTCATGTTCATCCTCTCGATGTCTTCTATCTTTGGGTATGGAATGATATGGGAAAGGATTCCAGAAAGACTTGCTCAGTTCCTTCTCGGTATCACCAGCAATTCAAACGTGTTGATGGTCATGATTTCCATATTCCTCGTGTTTGCAGGTCTGTTCGTTGATGCAACGGCTCTAATACTAATGCTCACGGCTGTACTTCTTCCTGTGGCAAGGCAGCTGGGAATCGATCCCGTCCATTTCGGTCTGGTCTTCATTCTTTCTGCCGCTATGGGAAACCAGACACCACCTGTGGGGGCTTCCATGTACGCAGGCTGTTCAGTCCTTGGTGCGAGCATAGAAGAGTACATTCAGGCATCCTGGCCTTTCCTCATAGTAACGGTGATAGCCATACTTCTCATCATCTTCTTCCCGCAGATCGTGCTGTTCATACCGAACCTCATCTTTGGATAA
- a CDS encoding TRAP transporter small permease, giving the protein MRDVKKLDEILLKIEKHSAKILLLVMIVMVFASGVARFIGHPINWAVDFSTFLFGWAAFFAVDIAWRENKMMSVDIFVKRLSERKQKIIRLINYFIILAFSFYLIVWGFYLSYKTRYRTFVGMPNFSYTWVTLSVPVGGVLLFRSTILKILAEFRNKKEAQ; this is encoded by the coding sequence GTGAGAGACGTGAAAAAACTGGACGAGATCCTTCTGAAAATCGAAAAGCACTCTGCCAAGATACTCCTTCTTGTGATGATCGTTATGGTTTTTGCCTCTGGTGTTGCAAGATTCATAGGTCATCCTATAAACTGGGCGGTGGATTTCAGCACGTTTCTGTTCGGCTGGGCGGCTTTCTTTGCGGTGGATATCGCATGGCGTGAAAACAAAATGATGTCTGTAGATATCTTTGTGAAACGTCTTTCAGAACGCAAACAGAAGATCATAAGGCTCATAAATTACTTCATAATCCTTGCGTTTTCTTTCTATCTGATCGTGTGGGGCTTTTATCTGTCCTATAAAACAAGATACAGAACCTTCGTTGGTATGCCAAACTTCAGCTACACCTGGGTTACCCTGAGTGTTCCTGTCGGTGGGGTACTCCTGTTCAGATCCACCATCTTGAAGATATTGGCCGAATTCCGCAACAAGAAGGAGGCACAATAA